The nucleotide sequence CCCAGATGCTAGGGGACGGATTTTTTTATAAGAATTGCATACAAAAAGAAGCCTACAACGAGTTTATCAAGTGCAAGAAAAATCAAAATCATCTTCATGGTTACAGCCAGATTCAAGGCGTTTTGAGGATTGAATCACATTCTTTGGTGTTCATAAGAGCTACCTGGATCTTTATCAAGGCCAGATACATTCAGAATCCCCCTCATTACCACACGGTTTTGAGATGGGATGTATACGGCCACACAGAAAAATCATTGCCATATCTCTGTGAatcgcgaggaagaagaagacctcCCAGGCGCGAAGTCTGTTTTCAAATTGTTCTTAtatgttatattattatattaggtTTCTTATGCATTCGTTTAACAACGAAAGCGAGCAGCTCCACTGGCAAAGTGATTATGGTGTTCAgcgtgagggcctgggttcgaaccttACCCTCCACGCTATATTTTGGTTATTTGTGTGTTATGACTTGCAGGTAGATCCGGTACACGCTAGACTATGCACGTATCATGCACACTCAGCATCTGGTGGTCAGATCAGTTTCCAGATTCATCCAACGCGCCTCAGGATGCAGGACTCCCATGGTCCTTCAAAAGCCAACTACACCAGATAATAAGCTAAggattttataatatatttttttaattttaattacataaaatgtTTCTACTtgcttatttttctatttttcttttgttcatagttttttttatttttattttattataataataacttattaattataataaaatcataattaattttatcgaaagttcgattaataatattgttattttgattaaatgattaaatttagccgtttaattgttttaattgggttaacgtttttatttaattgattaaaaattaaatattagggttagaatatttaatcaaaaccttatttcaccgatttaattaattaggtagaataccaataattaattaaattgattttatttgttctattaatcataattaattcgtgccctaattagggtttacgaagatcgtgCCTACATTGAAAaaatttccttttctttgtacaatttttcagggttagcactaggatttcctccgactacgaaccatatcagatcaaagctaagcCCCTGAttctatttttattcatttattttttccttttaatttaattatttatttttgcctttctgatttaaaaATTATGGTTTTACTCTTAATTAACTGTCAATGTactggccatacactcacccctttgtgtttatttttctttttccaatttccagggttagccaaccgtcaaagctcgattagtcggtaaccctaaaacctaattcattcttctttcttgttttaaattattacttatgtcaaacctccTTGCTCTGGTGGGGTTTTTATTATTgccttttccccttccccatgttttatcatgtaactgcttcgaggttgtattgtttggccttgaaggcacttaaaactgcattatattactgcgtggttagtaatcctagggagtggtaacctcgaattgaattagaattgttaattttacaagataatttattctgaatttgatcacgtgattgttgcacccacacaccttttatggtacccctcttgttgcctgttgcctgttgccttgtgttttaatgcagaatagccaagtccctcgaatacgaggatacctcagcaatgttgccctcagttcaatcagatcataagtccctaatgatgctgccttcgattcgctaatatgatctcgtccctcgaagttgcatacgaagtgctgaggtatcctccggttgcctaaaagtaaatggctattctgatccttccctcagactacctgcccctctatggcagggacagtcttatggcgaacgatgattcgacgacccttcaacctccaaataaaaggacttttctaccctcctatggtatggatagacctgaaaggctaaaagaacatttttcatctaaccaggtaatttgcccctaattgctttgctcttgtttaaaattctttttctactcttttctaaaaactcacaaggctacgctcatttacgagctaaagtccttatttcttcttcttctacatttatgaacttttggtttcaaagagcaaagcaattaagagcccatgaaaaaccatggatgcaaagggttccttacaccttccctttgtataaattaccccccgaactcagtttttttatttaaaaggtttttcctgttcttttagcctttttgttaatttggataaataaaagtcggtggcgactctcgcttaccgcgacatttcgataaagtcagttcaccgtattacactaacAACCTTCATCTGGAGAACATTTGGGTTCACATGTACATTTGATTACTGTCATTccttaaaaaaaataagtttatatCAGTCTGTTTCTTTTTCTTAGCTATGAATGTGTAAAAACAGTAAATAGTCAAtacatttccaacatcaaagtgttATCCATCAATGCCATATTTCTCTATATTTTCCTTGTATCTACCTTGGAAGTATCCAAAGTTACTGGATTGATGGCTTCAGTTAGTCATCACAAACATTTCAAAATCTGGATGTGACTTACTTGCACAAGCTGTTGATATAGGTTTACACTTCTTCAGGCAGTTATAGGATGTTTTAATGTTGATTTATGTTAAATTATGGAGGTATTCTTTTTTATAGGTTATATATGTTGAAGCTTGCGAAAGTGGTAGCGTTTTCGAGGGTATAATGCCGAAGGAAATAAATGTTTATGTGACCACTGTGCCCAAAGGACTAGCTGCGAACTCTGAGTTCAAGCACTAATCAATTTTCGCCACCATAAAGAAGATGTTCAACCTTTCGTCTAACTTTTTGACTCATAGAGATGCATGGGTTGGAATGTTCGAGGATGTCGTTGGTGAGTTAACTTTACCCAGAACAGATTGTCCAGATATGAattcttcaataatcatatatactGAACATGAATTACAACATGAAAAACAAAGATCAAGGGTGAATATCAGTTATCGTCTTGGACTATGCTACTTCTCTACTAAGCTGGCTTTATGTGTGTATTTCAGTGACTTTGCCGGACGTGACGCCTTTAAGGAGCACTGAAGCGAAAGAAAATGGAAGTCTCTCTGAGATTCAGAGTGAGGTTGTTCAGTTGGCAGTTGTTCTAAATGGAGACCACTTCTTGAGCAGTTTCCCGAATGAAATATGTAAGAATATGAATGTGAAGGAATCCCATGATTATGTGACAGGAGCTGTTTCGAGATTCATAAGAGCAAGCAAAGAGGTTATCAAATGAGGGGCTGATGAGTCTGCTATTGTAGATATGAATTGCTTTTAAGGATACTTTTTGCTTTTAAGGATACTGTGAGGTCTTTgctatgtttatttttttttatgaccctttttgtatttaattataGATAATGCGACTTGTGGTAAAAACAACTTATGTTCACTGTAAAGCTGGGTGTGGAAGGAGTACAACAATTGTGATTTGTTATTTGGTAAGCGCTTGATCTTTCTGACTAAAAGTTGTGGCATCAGTTGAAGCTTTGAGGGGCTGATTGATTGCCTTTGTGTTTTACTCCTGTTTGCCTTTGTGTTCTACTCCTGTTTTTCAGGTTGAATACAAGCACATGACTCCTACTCCTGCCCTGGTTTGATTGCTTGAAGAGTATTGTTTAATGTCAGTAACTTTGTATTAATTTAGTAGcattattttagtatttttttgattttctaTGAtgcatggtgtcataccccaaaatttgcccaacatatttattcatattccaGTCCATCTTTGAACTTctaatacctcaagtggattccatggtctctcatatgattcaaagtaccctcatgccaagtttcaagctctgattcacaagattgctcagcctacagttcaaaagatcaataatcgactggttgacctaaaagtcaaactatggtcaaaccacagtcaaaacttctgatttttggtcaacatcctcattatgaagtatcattcatcaaggattgatcacgatgcatcaaagaaaactccaaaatcatcaaaaacctaagttcctaaattagggtttttaaggagaaagtcaacctaactttgaccagccataactttcacatggaacatcagaaatttcccatccaaagctcattttgaggGAAACTGAATTCTCtataactttgtctctcacatgccaagtccaaaaatgcttcatttggaagatacaagccaaaacattacaggtccttctagaagaatCGCAAAAAGTCACCTTTTTGCAAAGAAGcgtacatgaacatggaaacttaaatgaagatgaaaccaaaaggagtgtttaaaggactctttgagctttctaaacaGTATGATAACtccttcatacgataaaaattgagagagttatgactcgTTGAAGTTGACCAATTTCGGAGAAAAGTGCATGAAGCCAATATTGAGTAATCTTGATTATTTTTCAAATGGGCCTCCATGTTTGACTTATCCACGTGATTTAGAGCCCATAAGGAGTCCATTggccaaatattattatttttgtgttattattttattttatatgagattttattcattaaaatccaaataaaatcaaatatgatcataaaataattatatgagaGATAGATCAAACTTTTTTCTTGATTTAATCAGATCATATCTCATCCAATGGCCATGATCAAAAGCAAAATGTGCATGAAATAGAAGTGAACCTAAAATAGAAAGAATGGGTACAAAATCATAACATATTTTCttccaatcaaatctttgattctttcTCAAACTAAAAACCCTAATAGGCTCCTCTATATATACTTGAATCATTCATATGCATGGACACGAAAAAAACAGCCAGGGAGACTAGGGTTTTGTGTTCAAAAATTGCACATAAACTTGTACTCTCGAATTCTTGTATTGCAGCCAGTTTCATCGCTTCCAATTCATTCCATTATATTCCTAAGGTGAAAAAAAGTAAGGTTGGGTCAAAGACCAGGCTTGGTAACGTTTGAATCACTCATCCCAAACTTGACATATTCATGCATATCTTCGAATTCTTATAACTCATATTTCATCATGATTTCATGCAATCTAATCATTTATTTGATATCCTGACGTCATTTAGAGAAGGATAGAGTTTACTTTGCGAAGCTTTGACGTCTAAAACGCAgattgccatggttagggcatgagAGAAGAAAGCTCTCATTTTCATGGAAGCACTGGGTTTCAGTCCAAATAAATGCCACCATGGAACTCGTAATGTGTTTTTAGTGAGATCTGGGTTACTTGTTGTCTTGTTTGATCTTTGTTTTGCAGGAACCAAACTGTTGCATGGACTAGTTAAAAACCTacggaaaatccgcaggtaaatccataGCTATGGctgcaagaaaatccgcaggtcaaGAGGAAAGagatgatgaacagttcccagGGCCCATTCACTTGTACGCGTGGCGCTGGAAAATTTCCGCATTGGCTAGTCAAAAATTCAAATCCTCTCTCTCCAATTTGGTTGGTCATACGCGCGATGCAGGGGGCCTACTGTTGACTTATCTTTGAAATTCTGGTTTcattatttgttttatatttattaattatggaTGGATATATTGATTGAATAAATATGTAGCACAAACGGCCAGCTGGgaaagctttcttcatgcagaacctgggttcgaatcccacccAGGCGAATTATTTTTAACAAGAATTTGCTGCCAGATTAGATGCAGCGCACTCACATAAAGCCTACGCTGCACCTTCAATCACCACCATCAAATCATCTCATCTTCAAATCCAACGCATGGGGAGGCGCAGGAGCACCATATACTCTCCAGATCTCATCACACATAATCAtagctaagttttttttaattcctttttttttaaattttaattacataaacaatttatttatgtttcttttctgttttttattatgactcttttttattttttatcttttatttcagtaaattgttttttataataGAATTATAACTATtgattatttaatcgaaaatccgATTTTTCTTATTACattaaaaataatcatttttttttgtttttttaatgattgttttagggtaataatttaatgtttaaaaccctgatttttattttaattatttctttccaTCATGATCACTACTGCTCACTACTGCTATGGGTAGCTGTTATCCATTAAAGTAGCCTTATAAACCtctaggtcacaataag is from Vicia villosa cultivar HV-30 ecotype Madison, WI unplaced genomic scaffold, Vvil1.0 ctg.000451F_1_1_3, whole genome shotgun sequence and encodes:
- the LOC131628399 gene encoding vacuolar-processing enzyme alpha-isozyme-like, translated to MTNVNIKEMRHCISIKGTELFGFEDEVLINFIHGLLDAKVIYVEACESGSVFEGIMPKEINVYVTTVPKGLAANSEFKH